A region of Novipirellula aureliae DNA encodes the following proteins:
- a CDS encoding tyrosine-type recombinase/integrase — MVVTNNLDIVVRQYMRKKPHEFYCNLNEQRTFITTLYATGMRFSEAANLRIEDIDSKRMQIHITHGKGAKQRQVPLSPRLLKELREYWIQYKPPSLLFPGKKPGSTYCDTSILKAIKVSAKLAKIKKNVTPHTFRHSYATGLLEAGVDLLTISRLLGHASFTTTMIYLHCRREHLISVPSPLDWLPVKQLPTYKPAEENGSGETGDKTNSSQS, encoded by the coding sequence ATGGTCGTAACCAACAATTTGGACATCGTGGTTCGACAATACATGCGAAAGAAGCCTCATGAATTCTACTGCAATCTCAATGAACAACGAACCTTCATCACGACCCTCTATGCGACCGGGATGAGGTTCTCCGAAGCAGCCAACTTGAGGATCGAGGACATCGATTCGAAGCGGATGCAGATCCACATTACCCACGGCAAGGGAGCCAAACAACGACAAGTTCCGCTCTCGCCAAGGTTGCTCAAAGAGTTGCGAGAGTACTGGATACAGTACAAGCCGCCGTCGCTTCTATTTCCCGGCAAGAAACCGGGGTCGACCTACTGCGACACGTCGATCCTCAAGGCGATCAAGGTATCGGCGAAGCTGGCGAAGATCAAGAAAAATGTCACGCCGCACACTTTTCGACATTCCTACGCGACCGGACTTCTCGAAGCGGGCGTGGACTTGTTGACGATCAGCCGCCTGCTTGGTCACGCCAGCTTCACGACGACGATGATCTATCTGCATTGTCGCCGCGAACACCTGATCAGCGTCCCCAGCCCGCTGGACTGGTTGCCGGTGAAGCAGTTGCCGACCTACAAACCAGCCGAAGAGAACGGGAGCGGGGAGACGGGAGACAAGACGAACTCCTCGCAAAGCTAA
- a CDS encoding translation initiation factor IF-1, which produces MTQEQSSELFGNVIAHRNNNVFAVALNIGGECDASVPRPVAREAFRIIPGDPVAIRQSSPPRLNRIVGFSPCLYYKRYWDENSG; this is translated from the coding sequence ATGACACAAGAGCAATCGAGTGAACTTTTCGGCAACGTGATCGCGCACCGCAACAACAATGTATTTGCCGTTGCGCTGAACATTGGAGGCGAGTGCGATGCATCTGTTCCAAGACCTGTCGCTCGCGAAGCCTTCCGGATTATCCCCGGCGATCCTGTTGCTATTCGACAATCATCACCACCACGATTGAATCGGATCGTCGGCTTTTCGCCATGCCTGTACTACAAACGCTACTGGGATGAGAACTCTGGCTGA
- a CDS encoding IS91 family transposase yields the protein MVAGEAVADLQTSRRERERGDGRQDELLAKLTVAQLLRKGSAAYVRQFAGSGACPQVQSTLAKLSLCRTRALGGKQYQCDGCGDESEVYHSCGDRNCPQCSGRKRYDFAARAEQLILDKVTYYQVVFTLPSNLSELALANREPIADLLFASAWKSLRKTIRGQQDYDPASMMVLHTWNQRLDSHWHVHALVPGAGPSLSSDDWKEAEAPPETANSDGYYLVKAEALRESFRKFAIAHLKRLYKKGELKLSGKFAPLQDPQVFKEFCDKLESVDWVSFIQPPPTKSSSAEQVVRYLTRYLTGGPISDSRITAADSKQVTFLAREGVRTGGEREQVPVTLQTTEFIRRWCLHIQPEQLTKTRYFGGWSNNKRTKYLDRCRRSLEAIGVTHHRESEDGSIGERCEEESTIPCSKCDHPSLRLIGEIPKPSWDKLLNHLHDDCPDWYAESDYKELCEYLDREYGIGYEDWYAECAVESAMKRPPVPPAEQLYFAGMCPNTDFMLESF from the coding sequence CTGGTTGCCGGTGAAGCAGTTGCCGACCTACAAACCAGCCGAAGAGAACGGGAGCGGGGAGACGGGAGACAAGACGAACTCCTCGCAAAGCTAACGGTTGCTCAACTATTACGCAAAGGATCGGCTGCGTACGTCCGTCAGTTCGCCGGCTCCGGCGCGTGCCCTCAAGTGCAAAGTACGTTGGCAAAGTTATCGCTTTGCCGTACACGGGCTCTCGGCGGTAAACAGTATCAGTGTGACGGGTGTGGCGACGAGAGCGAAGTTTATCACTCTTGCGGCGACCGCAACTGTCCCCAGTGTAGCGGCCGCAAACGTTACGACTTCGCCGCTCGTGCCGAGCAACTGATCCTTGACAAAGTCACGTATTACCAGGTCGTTTTCACCCTGCCAAGTAACTTATCGGAGCTGGCACTTGCTAATCGAGAACCGATCGCGGACTTGCTCTTCGCGTCGGCTTGGAAAAGTCTTCGCAAAACGATTCGCGGCCAGCAGGATTATGACCCCGCGTCGATGATGGTGTTGCACACTTGGAACCAACGGCTTGATTCCCACTGGCACGTTCACGCTTTGGTTCCTGGTGCCGGGCCGAGTTTATCGAGTGACGATTGGAAAGAAGCCGAAGCTCCTCCGGAGACGGCCAACAGTGATGGGTATTACCTCGTGAAAGCCGAAGCGTTGCGTGAAAGCTTTCGCAAGTTTGCGATCGCCCATTTGAAACGCCTTTACAAAAAGGGCGAATTGAAGCTCAGCGGCAAATTCGCCCCGCTGCAAGATCCGCAAGTATTTAAAGAGTTCTGTGACAAACTAGAATCAGTCGATTGGGTCAGCTTCATCCAACCGCCGCCGACCAAAAGCAGCAGTGCCGAACAAGTGGTCCGCTATCTGACGCGTTACCTGACCGGTGGTCCGATCAGCGATTCAAGGATCACCGCTGCCGATTCGAAGCAGGTAACGTTTCTGGCCCGCGAAGGGGTTCGGACGGGAGGCGAGCGGGAGCAGGTCCCTGTAACGCTTCAAACGACGGAGTTCATTCGACGCTGGTGTCTGCATATTCAACCGGAGCAATTGACGAAAACACGTTACTTTGGTGGTTGGTCCAATAACAAAAGGACAAAGTATTTGGACCGTTGTCGTCGCTCACTTGAGGCGATCGGAGTCACTCATCACCGCGAGAGCGAAGACGGCTCGATTGGCGAACGCTGCGAGGAGGAGTCTACGATCCCTTGTTCAAAGTGTGACCATCCGTCGCTTCGGTTGATCGGTGAAATCCCGAAGCCGTCTTGGGACAAGCTACTCAATCATCTGCACGATGATTGTCCCGACTGGTACGCCGAGAGTGACTACAAGGAGCTGTGTGAGTACTTAGACCGCGAGTATGGCATCGGTTATGAGGACTGGTATGCGGAATGTGCGGTAGAAAGTGCAATGAAGCGTCCACCCGTGCCCCCTGCTGAGCAGTTGTACTTTGCGGGAATGTGTCCGAACACCGACTTTATGTTAGAATCGTTTTAA
- a CDS encoding HEAT repeat domain-containing protein, with product MMTSKPQGSSGIAELDDALNSLGTATSRDHYHELLGELRPLVVAHLDAIVESFDNVDFPRFAVLWSLIGVTSSDAITVMSRGIADPDKYNRWAASEALAKCDTPESTDLLVNALRDRSSLVKGVAVTAMKRLRPLSALPQLRKIAASRFQQTHSPGTVTAALTAIELIENDGEPSDARESPS from the coding sequence ATGATGACAAGCAAGCCGCAAGGTTCTTCAGGCATCGCTGAACTTGACGATGCACTTAATTCACTCGGAACTGCGACGTCACGTGACCATTACCACGAGTTGCTCGGCGAACTTAGACCGTTGGTCGTGGCGCACCTCGACGCCATAGTGGAATCGTTCGACAACGTTGACTTCCCACGCTTTGCTGTGCTTTGGTCCTTAATTGGCGTCACTTCATCTGATGCGATCACCGTCATGTCCCGCGGAATCGCGGACCCTGACAAATACAACCGATGGGCCGCGTCAGAAGCTTTAGCGAAATGTGACACGCCGGAATCTACCGATTTGCTTGTGAACGCGCTGCGAGATCGTTCAAGTCTCGTGAAGGGTGTCGCCGTAACCGCAATGAAACGGCTACGTCCGTTGTCTGCGTTGCCCCAACTCCGTAAAATTGCGGCTTCACGATTTCAGCAGACCCATTCTCCCGGTACTGTGACCGCCGCGTTGACGGCCATCGAACTGATCGAAAACGACGGGGAACCATCGGATGCACGTGAGTCGCCGAGTTGA